From one Salmo salar chromosome ssa09, Ssal_v3.1, whole genome shotgun sequence genomic stretch:
- the mfsd1 gene encoding lysosomal dipeptide transporter MFSD1 isoform X1 — MAEERQNLLDDEGDISSSGPRNESGPVRPMSALCDPRRLPHRIFVLLFMCFLGFGSYFCYDNPAALQTQVIQDMKLNTSMFMQLYAWYSWPNVVLCFLGGFLLDRVFGIRLGTIIFALFVCVGQVIVAVGALLDLFWLMEIGRFVFGIGGESLAVAQNTYAVNWFKGKELNLVFGLQLSMARLGSTVNMNIMGWVYNRVADLVGSTGHTTLGVSLMIAGATCIFSLVCALVLGYLDKRAERILNKEQGATGEVIKLTDVKDFPFPLWLIFIICVGYYVAIFPFIGLGQVFFIEKFNFSPQEARAINSIVYIISAPASPVLGFMVDRIGKNVIWVLCAVVTTLIAHMMLAFTFWNPWIAMSLLGLSYSLLACALWPMVAFVVPEHQLGTAYGFMQSIQNLGLALISMAAGSILDNKGYLFLEVFFTACVCLALIAVVMLYFVDYLRGGDLNLSASARAKLLKDSNSE, encoded by the exons ATGGCGGAGGAGCGACAGAACCTTTTGGACGATGAAGGGGATATCTCGTCTTCAGGTCCCAGAAATGAAAGCGGACCGGTTAGACCGATGTCTGCGCTCTGTGACCCGAGACGGCTGCCTCACCGCATTTTCGTCCTGCTTTTTATGTGCTTTCTGGGATTCG GAAGTTACTTCTGTTATGATAACCCAGCTGCTTTGCAGACTCAAGTCATACAG GACATGAAGCTGAACACGTCCATGTTCATGCAGCTCTATGCCTGGTACTCCTGGCCCAACGTGGTGCTCTGTTTCCTGGGGGGCTTCCTGCTCGACAGGGTCTTTGGCATCAG GCTAGGAACGATAATCTTCGCCCTGTTTGTCTGCGTTGGACAG GTTATAGTTGCTGTTGGGGCACTTCTAGATCTATTCTGGTTAATGGAGATTGGACGTTTTGTGTTTGG GATCGGAGGTGAGTCTCTGGCTGTGGCCCAGAACACCTATGCAGTGAACTGGTTCAAAGGGAAGGAACTCAACTTGGTGTTTGGTCTTCAGCTCAGCATGGCCAGGCTG GGTAGCACTGTCAACATGAACATCATGGGCTGGGTGTACAACCGTGTCGCTGACCTGGTAGGCTCGACAGGACACACCACTCTGGGAGTCTCGCTCATGATCG cTGGGGCGACATGTATATTCTCTCTGGTCTGTGCTCTGGTGTTGGGCTACCTGGACAAGAGGGCTGAGAGGATCCTCAACAAGGAACAGGGAGCGACCG ggGAAGTGATCAAGCTGACGGATGTGAAGGACTTCCCCTTCCCACTGTGGCTCATCTTCATCATCTGTGTGGGCTACTACGTGGCCATCTTCCCCTTCATTGGACTGGGACA GGTTTTCTTCATTGAAAAGTTCAACTTCTCACCTCAAGAAGCAAGAGCAattaacag tatTGTGTACATCATCTCAGCCCCAGCCTCACCTGTGTTGGGCTTCATGGTGGACAGGATAGGGAAGAACGTGATCTGGGTGCTGTGTGCCGTCGTCACGACGCTCATAGCCCACATGATGCTCGCTTTCACCTTCTGGAACCCCTGGATCGCCATG tccctgTTGGGTTTGTCCTACTCCCTGCTGGCCTGTGCCCTGTGGCCCATGGTGGCCTTCGTGGTGCCAGAGCATCAGCTGGGGACCGCCTATGGCTT CATGCAGTCCATCCAGAACCTGGGCCTGGCTCTGATCTCCATGGCAGCAGGATCTATTCTGGACAACAAGGGATACCTCTTCCTGGAGGTCTTCTTCACTGCCTGTGTCTGCT TGGCGCTGATCGCGGTAGTGATGCTGTACTTTGTTGATTATCTACGAG gagGAGATCTGAACCTCTCAGCCTCTGCCAGGGCCAAACTCCTGAAGGACTCCAATTCAGA GTGA
- the mfsd1 gene encoding lysosomal dipeptide transporter MFSD1 isoform X2 — MAEERQNLLDDEGDISSSGPRNESGPVRPMSALCDPRRLPHRIFVLLFMCFLGFGSYFCYDNPAALQTQVIQDMKLNTSMFMQLYAWYSWPNVVLCFLGGFLLDRVFGIRLGTIIFALFVCVGQVIVAVGALLDLFWLMEIGRFVFGIGGESLAVAQNTYAVNWFKGKELNLVFGLQLSMARLGSTVNMNIMGWVYNRVADLVGSTGHTTLGVSLMIAGATCIFSLVCALVLGYLDKRAERILNKEQGATGEVIKLTDVKDFPFPLWLIFIICVGYYVAIFPFIGLGQVFFIEKFNFSPQEARAINSIVYIISAPASPVLGFMVDRIGKNVIWVLCAVVTTLIAHMMLAFTFWNPWIAMSLLGLSYSLLACALWPMVAFVVPEHQLGTAYGFMQSIQNLGLALISMAAGSILDNKGYLFLEVFFTACVCLALIAVVMLYFVDYLRGGDLNLSASARAKLLKDSNSE; from the exons ATGGCGGAGGAGCGACAGAACCTTTTGGACGATGAAGGGGATATCTCGTCTTCAGGTCCCAGAAATGAAAGCGGACCGGTTAGACCGATGTCTGCGCTCTGTGACCCGAGACGGCTGCCTCACCGCATTTTCGTCCTGCTTTTTATGTGCTTTCTGGGATTCG GAAGTTACTTCTGTTATGATAACCCAGCTGCTTTGCAGACTCAAGTCATACAG GACATGAAGCTGAACACGTCCATGTTCATGCAGCTCTATGCCTGGTACTCCTGGCCCAACGTGGTGCTCTGTTTCCTGGGGGGCTTCCTGCTCGACAGGGTCTTTGGCATCAG GCTAGGAACGATAATCTTCGCCCTGTTTGTCTGCGTTGGACAG GTTATAGTTGCTGTTGGGGCACTTCTAGATCTATTCTGGTTAATGGAGATTGGACGTTTTGTGTTTGG GATCGGAGGTGAGTCTCTGGCTGTGGCCCAGAACACCTATGCAGTGAACTGGTTCAAAGGGAAGGAACTCAACTTGGTGTTTGGTCTTCAGCTCAGCATGGCCAGGCTG GGTAGCACTGTCAACATGAACATCATGGGCTGGGTGTACAACCGTGTCGCTGACCTGGTAGGCTCGACAGGACACACCACTCTGGGAGTCTCGCTCATGATCG cTGGGGCGACATGTATATTCTCTCTGGTCTGTGCTCTGGTGTTGGGCTACCTGGACAAGAGGGCTGAGAGGATCCTCAACAAGGAACAGGGAGCGACCG ggGAAGTGATCAAGCTGACGGATGTGAAGGACTTCCCCTTCCCACTGTGGCTCATCTTCATCATCTGTGTGGGCTACTACGTGGCCATCTTCCCCTTCATTGGACTGGGACA GGTTTTCTTCATTGAAAAGTTCAACTTCTCACCTCAAGAAGCAAGAGCAattaacag tatTGTGTACATCATCTCAGCCCCAGCCTCACCTGTGTTGGGCTTCATGGTGGACAGGATAGGGAAGAACGTGATCTGGGTGCTGTGTGCCGTCGTCACGACGCTCATAGCCCACATGATGCTCGCTTTCACCTTCTGGAACCCCTGGATCGCCATG tccctgTTGGGTTTGTCCTACTCCCTGCTGGCCTGTGCCCTGTGGCCCATGGTGGCCTTCGTGGTGCCAGAGCATCAGCTGGGGACCGCCTATGGCTT CATGCAGTCCATCCAGAACCTGGGCCTGGCTCTGATCTCCATGGCAGCAGGATCTATTCTGGACAACAAGGGATACCTCTTCCTGGAGGTCTTCTTCACTGCCTGTGTCTGCT TGGCGCTGATCGCGGTAGTGATGCTGTACTTTGTTGATTATCTACGAG gagGAGATCTGAACCTCTCAGCCTCTGCCAGGGCCAAACTCCTGAAGGACTCCAATTCAGAGTGA